A region from the Streptomyces lydicus genome encodes:
- a CDS encoding DUF485 domain-containing protein produces the protein MSAAPTLDPGTHEPPDYIQVQSSAEFDELRRAHRSFAFPLTVAFILWYLGYVLLSSYAGGFMGTKVLGRINVAFVLGIAQFATTFLIAWWYSRHAANRLDPRAEAIKSRLEGDA, from the coding sequence GTGAGCGCCGCACCGACCCTCGACCCGGGGACGCATGAGCCGCCCGACTACATCCAGGTGCAGTCGAGTGCGGAATTCGATGAACTCCGCCGCGCACACCGCTCGTTCGCCTTTCCGCTGACCGTCGCCTTCATCCTCTGGTACCTCGGGTACGTCCTGCTGTCGAGCTACGCCGGCGGCTTCATGGGCACCAAGGTCCTCGGCCGTATCAATGTGGCCTTCGTCCTCGGCATCGCCCAGTTCGCCACGACCTTCCTCATCGCCTGGTGGTACTCCCGGCACGCCGCCAACCGGCTCGACCCCAGGGCCGAGGCCATCAAGTCCCGACTGGAAGGTGACGCATGA
- a CDS encoding solute symporter family protein — translation MSPLHRPLALDLAAGGAGEHRTLIVTLFAVFVAATLGLTVRAGRQTKGAEDFYAGGRQFSGFQNGLAISGDYMSAASFLGIAGAIALFGYDGFLYSVGFLVAWLVALLLVAEPLRNSGRFTMGDVLAYRMRQRPVRTAAGASTIVVSIFYLLAQMAGAGALVTLLLGITSEAGKILVVVLVGIVMILYVTIGGMKGTTWVQMVKAVLLIAGTLLITFLVALKFHFNLSELLGAAAQNSGKGSAFLEPGLKYGATATSKIDFISLGLALVLGTAGLPHILIRFYTVPTAKAARKSVNWAIGIIGVFYLMTIALGFGAAALIKPGTITASNKAGNTAAPLLAQEIGGGAGSTGGAILLAVISAVAFATILAVVAGLTLASSSSFAHDLYVNVLRKGKATEKEEVGAARWATVGIGAVAIVLGVFARGLNVAGLVALAFAVAASANLPTLLYSLFWKRFTTHGALWSIYGGLVSSVLLVLFSPVVSGKETSMFPGADFAVFPLENPGLISIPLGFLLGWLGSLLSKEEPDMKKYAELEVRSLTGTGAH, via the coding sequence ATGAGCCCTCTGCACCGTCCCCTCGCGCTCGACCTCGCGGCCGGCGGCGCGGGCGAGCACCGCACCCTGATCGTCACCCTCTTCGCGGTCTTCGTCGCCGCCACCCTCGGCCTCACCGTCCGGGCCGGCCGGCAGACGAAGGGTGCGGAGGACTTCTACGCCGGCGGCCGGCAGTTCAGCGGCTTCCAGAACGGCCTGGCCATCTCCGGCGACTACATGTCCGCCGCGTCCTTCCTGGGCATCGCCGGCGCCATCGCCCTCTTCGGCTACGACGGCTTCCTCTACTCCGTCGGCTTCCTCGTCGCCTGGCTCGTCGCGCTCCTCCTGGTCGCCGAACCGCTGCGCAACTCCGGCCGCTTCACCATGGGTGACGTCCTCGCCTACCGGATGCGCCAGCGCCCGGTCCGCACCGCCGCCGGCGCCTCCACCATCGTGGTCTCGATCTTCTACCTGCTCGCCCAGATGGCGGGCGCGGGAGCCCTGGTCACCCTGCTCCTGGGCATCACCAGCGAGGCGGGCAAGATCCTGGTCGTCGTCCTCGTCGGCATCGTGATGATCCTCTACGTCACCATCGGCGGGATGAAGGGAACGACCTGGGTCCAGATGGTCAAGGCGGTCCTGCTGATCGCCGGTACCCTGCTGATCACCTTCCTGGTGGCGCTCAAATTCCACTTCAACCTCTCCGAGCTGCTGGGCGCCGCCGCCCAGAACAGCGGCAAGGGCTCCGCCTTCCTGGAGCCCGGCCTCAAGTACGGCGCCACCGCCACCTCGAAGATCGACTTCATCTCGCTGGGCCTCGCCCTCGTCCTGGGCACCGCGGGCCTGCCGCACATCCTCATCCGCTTCTACACCGTCCCCACCGCCAAGGCTGCCCGGAAGTCCGTGAACTGGGCGATCGGCATCATCGGCGTCTTCTACCTGATGACCATCGCCCTCGGCTTCGGCGCCGCGGCCCTGATCAAGCCAGGGACGATCACCGCGTCCAACAAGGCGGGCAACACCGCGGCCCCGCTGCTCGCCCAGGAGATCGGCGGCGGCGCGGGCTCCACCGGGGGCGCGATCCTGCTCGCCGTCATCTCCGCCGTCGCCTTCGCCACCATCCTCGCGGTGGTCGCCGGCCTCACCCTCGCCTCGTCCTCGTCCTTCGCGCACGACCTGTACGTCAATGTCCTGCGCAAGGGGAAGGCCACCGAGAAGGAAGAGGTCGGCGCGGCCCGCTGGGCGACCGTCGGCATCGGGGCCGTCGCCATCGTCCTGGGTGTCTTCGCCCGCGGCCTGAACGTCGCGGGTCTGGTGGCGCTCGCCTTCGCGGTCGCCGCCTCCGCCAACCTCCCGACCCTCTTGTACAGCCTGTTCTGGAAACGCTTCACCACCCACGGCGCCCTGTGGTCCATCTACGGAGGCCTGGTCTCCTCCGTCCTCCTGGTCCTCTTCTCCCCGGTCGTCTCCGGCAAGGAGACCTCGATGTTCCCCGGCGCCGACTTCGCCGTCTTCCCCCTGGAGAACCCGGGCCTGATCTCCATCCCGCTGGGCTTCCTGCTCGGCTGGCTCGGATCCCTGCTGTCCAAGGAGGAACCGGACATGAAGAAGTACGCCGAACTGGAGGTCCGCTCGCTGACCGGGACCGGAGCACACTGA
- the moaA gene encoding GTP 3',8-cyclase MoaA: MLIDTYGRVATDLRVSLTDRCNLRCTYCMPEEGLQWLAKPDLLTDDEIVRLIGIAVRDLGIEEVRFTGGEPLLRPGLPGIVERVAALAPRPRMSLTTNGIGLQRTAAALRDAGLDRVNVSLDTLRPDVFQALTRRKRHDDVLRGLEAARAAGLTPVKVNTVLMPGLNDDEAPDLLAWAIAHDYELRFIEQMPLDAQHGWKRDGMITAGDILDSLRTRFTLTPEGEDERGSAPAERWIVDGGPHRVGVIASVTRPFCRACDRTRLTADGQIRTCLFATEETDLRTALRSGAPDDEIARIWQRAMWGKKAGSGLDDPSFLQPERPMSSIGG; the protein is encoded by the coding sequence GTGCTCATCGACACCTACGGTCGTGTGGCCACCGACCTGCGCGTTTCACTCACCGACCGGTGCAATCTGCGGTGCACGTACTGCATGCCGGAAGAGGGCCTGCAGTGGCTGGCCAAGCCCGACCTGCTCACCGACGACGAAATCGTCCGGCTGATCGGCATCGCCGTGCGGGACCTGGGCATCGAAGAGGTCCGCTTCACCGGCGGTGAACCGCTGCTCCGCCCCGGCCTGCCCGGCATCGTCGAGCGGGTCGCCGCCCTCGCCCCGCGCCCCCGGATGTCGCTGACCACCAACGGCATCGGCTTGCAGCGCACCGCCGCCGCACTCCGCGACGCCGGCCTGGACCGCGTCAACGTCTCCCTCGACACCCTGCGGCCGGACGTCTTCCAGGCCCTGACCCGACGCAAGCGGCACGACGATGTCCTGCGCGGTCTGGAAGCGGCCCGCGCGGCCGGTCTGACCCCGGTCAAGGTCAACACCGTCCTGATGCCGGGGCTCAACGACGACGAGGCCCCCGACCTGCTGGCCTGGGCCATCGCCCATGACTACGAGCTCCGCTTCATCGAGCAGATGCCGCTGGACGCCCAGCACGGCTGGAAGCGCGACGGCATGATCACCGCGGGCGACATCCTCGACTCGCTGCGCACCCGCTTCACGCTCACCCCCGAGGGCGAGGACGAGCGGGGCTCAGCGCCCGCCGAACGCTGGATCGTCGACGGCGGGCCGCACCGCGTCGGTGTGATCGCCTCCGTCACCCGCCCGTTCTGCCGGGCCTGCGACCGCACCCGGCTGACGGCCGACGGCCAGATCCGTACCTGCCTGTTCGCCACCGAGGAGACCGATCTGCGCACCGCCCTGCGCTCCGGTGCCCCGGATGACGAGATCGCCCGCATATGGCAGCGCGCGATGTGGGGCAAGAAGGCGGGCTCCGGCCTGGACGACCCCTCGTTCCTGCAGCCGGAGCGTCCGATGTCCTCGATCGGCGGCTGA
- a CDS encoding DUF3099 domain-containing protein: MRKQSSGQAFRITGARQGLSEDVRGRQRRYVISMAVRTVSVVLTVVLWNIERPVAIATLVLGLALPYIAVVIANAGRENVPSLPKTFVAGPTRPMLTPGADDAPAESVPERPAAGSSAAPHDHG, translated from the coding sequence ATGCGGAAGCAGAGCAGCGGCCAGGCCTTCCGGATCACCGGGGCACGGCAGGGCCTGTCCGAGGATGTGCGCGGACGGCAGCGGCGGTATGTGATCTCGATGGCGGTGCGGACGGTGTCCGTCGTGCTCACCGTCGTGCTGTGGAACATCGAACGGCCGGTCGCCATCGCGACGCTGGTGCTCGGTCTGGCGCTGCCCTATATCGCGGTGGTGATCGCCAACGCGGGCCGGGAGAACGTCCCTTCGCTCCCGAAGACCTTTGTCGCGGGCCCGACCCGGCCGATGCTGACGCCGGGAGCCGACGACGCTCCGGCGGAATCCGTACCGGAGCGTCCGGCGGCGGGCTCCTCCGCCGCACCGCACGACCACGGCTGA
- a CDS encoding GlsB/YeaQ/YmgE family stress response membrane protein has translation MTWLWAIIVGLVLGLIAKAIIPGKQQIPLWLTVIFGMLGSVLGNWVATGIGVNETRGIDWIRHLLQLAGAIVVVAVGDRLWVSMRDRKKHAA, from the coding sequence ATGACGTGGTTGTGGGCCATCATCGTGGGCCTGGTGCTCGGCCTGATCGCGAAGGCCATCATCCCGGGGAAGCAGCAGATCCCGCTGTGGCTGACCGTGATCTTCGGCATGCTGGGCAGCGTCCTCGGCAACTGGGTGGCGACCGGCATCGGGGTCAACGAGACCCGGGGCATCGACTGGATCCGGCACCTGCTGCAACTGGCCGGCGCGATCGTCGTCGTCGCCGTCGGCGACCGTCTCTGGGTCTCCATGCGGGACCGCAAGAAACACGCCGCCTGA
- the tyrS gene encoding tyrosine--tRNA ligase, whose protein sequence is MTRLGESVARATTLLSADLSSDATVRELLQETGARRYLDLTDLPAKEQAELIAARTVEVLPGVEKLAERIEERRAAGQGLHIKLGIDPTATDVHLGHAVPLIVLSRFQRLGHDVTLIIGDFTAKIGDPSGRTAERPPLTDEDIAHNLATYREQVRPFFDFEKVSFRQNSEWLAPYTFPELLTLLAQVPASQLLQREDFRNRLAAGSGLTMTELLYPIAQGLDSVALECDVELGGSDQLLNLQMGRKLMELRGQRPQLVVTMPLIEGTDGTGAKMSKSKGNYVGLSAPADDVFGKIMSVPDRLMEPYLKAWTEWTDAEIALVLGRVTDRSLHPMDLKKVLAGEVVAALYGMEAAMAARAGFVAQFSKKSFSDVDSLPVVDVTAHGAETVATVLTKILEFTPSASAARRLAKQNALRLVVEGEDGQQTVTLAEADSVRPLGEVLAEKLADTAGVAYLKAGRKLAQLDGR, encoded by the coding sequence ATGACACGCCTCGGCGAATCCGTCGCCCGCGCCACCACCCTGCTCTCCGCCGACCTCTCCTCGGACGCCACGGTCCGGGAGCTGCTGCAGGAGACGGGCGCGCGGCGCTATCTCGACCTGACGGACCTGCCCGCCAAGGAGCAGGCCGAGCTGATCGCGGCCCGTACGGTCGAGGTCCTGCCGGGTGTGGAGAAGCTGGCCGAGCGGATCGAGGAGCGCCGGGCGGCCGGCCAGGGCCTGCACATCAAGCTGGGCATCGACCCTACGGCCACCGATGTCCACCTGGGGCATGCGGTGCCGCTGATCGTCCTGAGCCGGTTCCAGCGGCTGGGCCATGACGTCACCCTGATCATCGGTGACTTCACGGCCAAGATCGGCGACCCGTCGGGCCGTACGGCCGAGCGCCCGCCGCTGACCGACGAGGACATCGCGCACAACCTCGCCACGTACCGCGAACAGGTGCGGCCCTTCTTCGACTTCGAGAAGGTCAGCTTCCGGCAGAACAGCGAGTGGCTGGCGCCGTACACCTTCCCGGAACTGCTCACGCTGCTCGCCCAGGTGCCGGCCTCCCAGCTGCTGCAGCGCGAGGACTTCCGCAACCGGCTTGCGGCCGGCTCCGGTCTGACCATGACGGAGCTGCTGTACCCCATCGCGCAGGGCCTGGACTCGGTGGCGCTGGAGTGCGATGTGGAGCTGGGCGGCTCGGACCAGCTGCTCAATCTGCAGATGGGCCGCAAGCTGATGGAGCTGCGCGGGCAGCGGCCGCAGCTGGTGGTGACCATGCCGCTGATCGAGGGCACGGACGGCACCGGCGCCAAGATGTCCAAGTCCAAGGGCAATTACGTCGGGCTGAGCGCCCCCGCCGACGATGTCTTCGGCAAGATCATGTCGGTGCCCGACCGGCTGATGGAGCCGTACCTGAAGGCCTGGACGGAGTGGACGGACGCGGAGATCGCGCTCGTCCTGGGCCGGGTCACGGACCGCTCGCTGCACCCGATGGACCTCAAGAAGGTCCTGGCGGGAGAGGTCGTGGCGGCGCTGTACGGCATGGAGGCGGCGATGGCGGCGCGGGCCGGTTTCGTGGCGCAGTTCTCCAAGAAGTCGTTCTCCGATGTGGACTCGCTCCCGGTCGTCGATGTCACCGCGCACGGCGCGGAGACGGTGGCGACGGTGCTGACCAAGATCCTGGAGTTCACGCCCAGCGCCTCGGCGGCGCGGCGGCTGGCCAAGCAGAATGCGCTGCGGCTGGTCGTGGAGGGCGAGGACGGGCAGCAGACCGTGACGCTCGCGGAGGCCGATTCGGTCCGGCCGCTGGGTGAGGTGCTGGCCGAGAAGCTGGCCGACACGGCCGGGGTCGCGTACCTCAAGGCCGGACGGAAGCTGGCCCAGCTCGACGGCCGCTGA
- a CDS encoding metallopeptidase TldD-related protein, translating to MSTRTPRRNRPHEIVERALELSRADGCVVIADEHSGANLRWAGNALTTNGVTRGRTLTVVATVDGGRGTASGVVSRSAVTADDVEPLVRAAEAAARDAGPAEDAQPLVGGGKVSPDFTEAPAETSSEVFADFAPALGESFRQARAGGRELYGFARHEVVSSYLGTSTGLRLRHDQPTGTLELNAKSAGTGAAGPRSAWAGRATRDFTDVDPRELDGELARRLGRSERRIELPAGRYDTLLPPTAVADLLVYQLWSSGARDAVEGRTVFSRPADGGAADRPGAGTRLGERLSELPLTLRSDPRAPGLECAPFVLAHSSGDDASVFDNGLPLTATEWLREGVLHRLPTTRHSAGLTGLPVAPGIDNLLLEGGGSRSLEEMVAAAGHDGPALLLTCLWYIREVDPATLLLTGLTRDGVYLVERGEVVGEVNNFRFNESPVDLLSRAVEAGRTERTLPREWGDYFTRAAMPALRIPDFHMSSVSRGV from the coding sequence ATGAGCACGCGTACCCCGCGCAGGAACAGGCCGCACGAGATCGTCGAGCGGGCCCTGGAGCTCTCGCGCGCCGACGGCTGTGTGGTCATCGCCGATGAGCACTCCGGCGCCAATCTGCGCTGGGCGGGCAATGCGCTCACCACCAACGGCGTGACCCGTGGGCGCACCCTGACGGTCGTGGCGACCGTGGACGGCGGCCGGGGCACGGCGTCCGGTGTCGTCTCGCGTTCCGCGGTGACCGCGGATGACGTGGAGCCGCTGGTGCGGGCCGCCGAGGCGGCCGCCAGGGACGCCGGGCCCGCCGAGGACGCCCAGCCGCTGGTCGGCGGCGGGAAGGTGTCCCCCGACTTCACCGAGGCGCCCGCCGAGACCTCCTCGGAGGTGTTCGCGGATTTCGCCCCGGCGTTGGGCGAGTCCTTCCGGCAGGCCCGCGCGGGCGGCCGGGAGCTGTACGGCTTCGCCCGGCACGAGGTCGTCTCGTCGTATCTGGGCACCTCGACCGGGCTGCGGCTGCGGCACGACCAGCCCACCGGAACGCTGGAGCTGAACGCCAAGTCCGCGGGTACCGGCGCGGCCGGACCCCGCTCGGCCTGGGCCGGCCGGGCCACCCGGGACTTCACCGACGTCGATCCGCGGGAGCTGGACGGTGAGCTGGCGCGGCGGCTGGGCCGGTCCGAGCGGCGGATCGAGCTGCCCGCCGGGCGGTACGACACCCTGCTCCCGCCGACCGCCGTCGCCGACCTGCTCGTCTACCAGCTGTGGTCCTCCGGGGCCCGGGACGCCGTCGAGGGCCGTACGGTCTTCTCCCGGCCGGCCGACGGCGGCGCGGCGGACCGGCCGGGGGCGGGCACCCGGCTGGGCGAACGGCTCAGCGAGCTGCCGCTGACGCTGCGCAGCGACCCGCGGGCGCCCGGTCTGGAGTGCGCACCGTTCGTGCTGGCGCACTCCTCCGGCGACGACGCGTCGGTCTTCGACAACGGGCTGCCGCTGACGGCCACCGAGTGGCTTCGCGAGGGCGTGCTGCACCGGCTGCCGACCACCCGGCACAGCGCGGGGCTGACCGGCCTTCCGGTGGCGCCGGGCATCGACAACCTCCTTCTGGAGGGCGGTGGTTCGCGCTCCCTGGAGGAGATGGTGGCCGCCGCCGGGCACGACGGCCCGGCGCTGCTGCTGACCTGCCTGTGGTACATCCGCGAGGTCGACCCGGCGACACTGCTGCTGACCGGGCTGACCCGGGACGGGGTCTACCTGGTGGAGCGGGGCGAGGTGGTCGGCGAGGTGAACAACTTCCGGTTCAACGAGTCGCCGGTGGACCTGCTGTCCCGGGCGGTGGAGGCGGGCCGTACGGAGCGGACCCTGCCGCGGGAGTGGGGCGACTACTTCACCCGGGCCGCGATGCCGGCGCTGCGCATCCCGGACTTCCATATGAGCTCGGTCAGCCGCGGGGTGTGA
- a CDS encoding IPT/TIG domain-containing protein: MEIAGNRTLAQSLASLAAGGEATQMSKEAQATLASAVASMLSQGCGALPFPGRPVTAASPGVATLLANALVPVGTGPIGVEITPDGAFAYVADNGGNTVSVIDTATNLVTATVTGLNGPIDVAITPDGNFVYVTNGSSNTVSVIDTSTNLVVGSPITVGSNPFEIDITPDGAFAYVANHGSGTVSVIDTSTNLSIATITVGSTPNGVAVSPDGLTVYVTNSGSGSVSVIDTATNLVTATVGVGSTPIGVVFTPDGNFAYVANNGSNTVSVIDTTTGPPSVVTTINGFATPAGAAVNPDGTLVFVVNFGANNVSVIDTSTNTILTTLAVGTQPSRAAVTPDGNFLYVTNNGSNNVSVLQIRPIVTSITPGSGSTLGGDPITISGSGFTGATSVTLNSTPVASFIVVDDNTITATTPAHAAGTVQASVTVPLGTGTGGSFTFVPPPPTITSISPSSGTTSGGTLVLITGTNFTGATAVSIAGTPVTSFQVVDDTHISAITAPHAPGTGLVSVTTPGGTANGPVTYTYVTPAPTISGFSPASGSTAGGTQVTITGTGFTGATAVSIAGAPAASFQVLNDTTIVAVTAPHAPGSGPVSVTTPGGTAVSGTNYTYVTPAPTVTAIFPSSGPAGASTQVSISGTGLTGATSVTVNGTPVPFTVVSDNEITATLPPHAAGTVTVTVTTPGGSASIPFTYTRDRTQLTATPAIVQVFPPHPYAGILTATLTDLDTGAPLAGQPITFTTGSTTLCTVVTNAQGVATCPAVLALPLIILNGGYTATYAGNSNHQPATAHGAVITL, encoded by the coding sequence ATGGAAATCGCAGGAAATCGGACACTCGCGCAGTCGCTCGCCTCCCTTGCGGCCGGCGGTGAGGCGACGCAGATGAGCAAGGAGGCGCAGGCGACCCTCGCGTCGGCTGTCGCCTCGATGCTCTCGCAGGGATGCGGAGCCCTCCCGTTCCCGGGCCGGCCGGTCACGGCGGCGTCGCCGGGCGTGGCGACGCTGCTCGCCAATGCCCTGGTACCCGTGGGGACCGGGCCGATCGGCGTGGAGATCACGCCGGACGGGGCGTTCGCCTACGTGGCGGACAACGGCGGCAACACGGTCAGCGTCATCGACACCGCCACGAATCTGGTGACCGCCACCGTCACGGGCCTGAACGGGCCGATCGACGTGGCGATCACCCCGGACGGCAACTTCGTCTACGTCACCAACGGCAGCAGCAACACCGTCAGCGTCATCGACACCAGCACCAACCTCGTCGTGGGTTCCCCCATCACCGTCGGCTCCAACCCGTTCGAGATCGACATCACCCCGGACGGGGCCTTCGCCTACGTGGCCAATCACGGCAGCGGCACGGTCAGCGTCATCGACACCAGCACCAACCTGTCGATCGCCACCATCACCGTCGGCAGCACGCCGAACGGCGTGGCGGTGAGCCCCGACGGCCTGACCGTCTACGTCACCAACTCCGGCAGCGGCTCGGTCAGTGTCATCGACACCGCGACGAACCTGGTGACCGCCACCGTCGGCGTCGGCAGCACCCCGATCGGCGTGGTGTTCACCCCCGACGGCAACTTCGCCTACGTGGCGAACAACGGCTCCAACACGGTCAGTGTCATCGACACCACCACCGGCCCCCCGAGCGTCGTCACCACCATCAACGGCTTCGCCACCCCGGCCGGTGCGGCGGTGAACCCGGACGGCACCTTGGTGTTCGTGGTGAACTTCGGCGCCAACAACGTCAGCGTGATCGACACCAGTACCAACACGATCCTCACCACCCTGGCCGTGGGCACCCAGCCCTCCCGGGCCGCGGTGACCCCGGACGGCAACTTCCTCTACGTCACCAACAACGGCAGCAACAACGTCAGCGTCCTGCAGATCCGGCCGATCGTCACCAGCATCACCCCGGGTTCCGGATCCACGCTCGGGGGCGATCCGATCACGATCTCCGGCAGCGGCTTCACCGGCGCGACCTCCGTCACGCTCAACTCCACCCCCGTCGCCAGCTTCATCGTGGTCGACGACAACACCATCACGGCCACCACGCCCGCGCACGCCGCCGGAACCGTCCAGGCCAGCGTGACCGTGCCCCTGGGCACCGGAACGGGCGGCAGTTTCACCTTCGTCCCGCCCCCGCCCACGATCACCAGCATCAGCCCGAGCTCGGGCACCACCTCCGGCGGCACGCTGGTCCTCATCACCGGCACCAACTTCACCGGCGCGACCGCCGTGAGCATCGCCGGAACCCCGGTCACCAGCTTCCAGGTGGTCGACGACACCCACATCTCCGCGATCACCGCGCCGCACGCACCCGGTACCGGCCTGGTCTCCGTCACCACCCCCGGCGGCACCGCCAACGGACCGGTGACCTACACCTACGTCACCCCGGCCCCGACGATCAGTGGCTTCAGCCCCGCCTCCGGCAGCACCGCGGGCGGCACCCAGGTCACCATCACCGGAACCGGGTTCACCGGCGCCACCGCGGTCAGCATCGCCGGGGCCCCCGCCGCGAGCTTCCAGGTGCTCAACGACACGACCATCGTCGCCGTCACCGCACCGCACGCACCCGGGAGCGGCCCGGTCTCCGTCACCACCCCGGGCGGAACGGCCGTCAGCGGCACCAACTACACCTACGTCACACCGGCGCCGACCGTCACCGCCATCTTCCCCAGCAGCGGCCCGGCCGGCGCAAGCACCCAGGTGTCCATCAGCGGTACCGGCCTGACCGGCGCGACCAGCGTCACCGTCAACGGCACCCCGGTGCCCTTCACCGTCGTCTCCGACAACGAGATCACCGCGACCCTGCCCCCGCACGCGGCCGGCACCGTCACGGTCACCGTCACCACCCCCGGAGGCAGCGCGAGCATCCCCTTCACCTACACCCGCGACCGCACCCAACTGACCGCCACCCCCGCGATCGTCCAGGTCTTCCCGCCCCACCCCTACGCCGGGATCCTGACCGCGACGCTGACCGACCTCGACACCGGAGCGCCCCTCGCCGGACAGCCCATCACCTTCACCACCGGCAGCACCACGCTGTGCACCGTCGTCACCAACGCGCAGGGAGTGGCGACCTGCCCGGCCGTCCTGGCACTGCCGCTGATCATCCTCAACGGCGGCTACACCGCCACCTACGCGGGCAACTCCAACCACCAGCCCGCCACCGCCCACGGAGCCGTCATCACCTTGTGA
- a CDS encoding TldD/PmbA family protein, with translation MPAPHAVDETFLALPLHALADAALARARALGADHADFRLERIRSASWRLRDARTSGTSDTTDLGYAVRVVHGGAWGFASGVGLTMDAAARVASQAVAMAKLSAEVIRAAGSDERVELADEPTHPDRTWVSSYEINPFDVPDAEKSGLLAEWSARLLGAAGVAHADASLLTVQENKFYADTAGTGTTQQRVRLHPELTAVAVDPVTGDFDSMRTLAPPAGRGWEYLTGDHHDWDGELARIPEYLAEKMRAPRVEAGTYDLVVDPSNLWLTIHESIGHATELDRALGYEAAYAGTSFATFDQLGKLAYGSAPMNVTGDRTVEHGLATIGYDDEGVAAQSWDLVKEGTLVGYQLDRRMAKLKGFDRSNGCAYADSPGHVPVQRMANVSLQPAPDGPSTEELISGVERGIYVVGDRSWSIDMQRYNFQFTEQRAYAIRNGRLCGQLRDVAYQGTTPDFWGSMEAVGGPQTYVLGGAFNCGKAQPGQVAAVSHGCPSALFRDVNILNTAQESGRS, from the coding sequence TTGCCTGCACCCCATGCCGTTGACGAAACATTCCTGGCGCTGCCGTTGCACGCGCTGGCCGATGCGGCGCTGGCCCGCGCCCGCGCGCTGGGCGCCGACCACGCGGACTTCCGCCTGGAGCGGATCCGCAGCGCGTCCTGGCGGCTGCGGGACGCCCGTACGTCCGGGACCTCGGACACCACCGACCTCGGGTACGCGGTCCGGGTGGTGCACGGCGGGGCCTGGGGCTTCGCCTCCGGGGTGGGTCTGACCATGGACGCGGCGGCGCGGGTGGCCTCGCAGGCGGTGGCGATGGCCAAGCTGTCGGCCGAGGTCATCCGGGCCGCCGGCTCCGACGAGAGGGTCGAGCTGGCCGACGAGCCCACCCACCCGGACCGCACCTGGGTCTCCTCGTACGAGATCAATCCGTTCGACGTACCGGACGCCGAGAAGAGCGGGCTGCTGGCCGAGTGGAGCGCCCGGCTGCTGGGCGCCGCGGGCGTGGCCCACGCGGACGCCTCGCTGCTGACCGTCCAGGAGAACAAGTTCTACGCCGACACCGCGGGCACCGGCACCACCCAGCAGCGGGTGCGGCTGCACCCCGAACTGACCGCGGTCGCGGTGGACCCGGTGACCGGCGACTTCGACTCGATGCGCACCCTCGCCCCGCCGGCCGGCCGCGGCTGGGAGTACCTGACCGGCGACCACCACGACTGGGACGGTGAGCTGGCCCGTATCCCGGAGTACCTCGCCGAGAAGATGCGCGCGCCGCGCGTCGAGGCCGGCACGTACGACCTGGTGGTGGACCCGTCCAATCTGTGGCTGACGATCCACGAGTCGATCGGGCACGCCACCGAACTGGACCGGGCGCTGGGCTACGAGGCGGCGTACGCGGGCACCTCGTTCGCCACCTTCGACCAGCTCGGGAAGCTGGCGTACGGCTCCGCGCCGATGAACGTCACCGGCGACCGGACCGTCGAGCACGGGCTCGCGACCATCGGCTACGACGACGAGGGGGTGGCCGCCCAGTCCTGGGACCTGGTCAAGGAAGGGACCCTGGTCGGCTACCAACTCGACCGCAGAATGGCGAAACTGAAGGGCTTCGACCGCTCCAACGGCTGCGCGTACGCGGACTCCCCCGGCCATGTGCCGGTCCAGCGGATGGCGAACGTCTCGTTGCAGCCGGCCCCGGACGGACCGTCCACCGAGGAGCTGATCTCGGGGGTGGAGCGCGGCATCTATGTCGTCGGCGACCGGTCCTGGTCGATCGATATGCAGCGGTACAACTTCCAGTTCACCGAGCAGCGGGCCTATGCGATCCGGAACGGACGCCTGTGCGGACAGCTCCGGGACGTTGCCTATCAGGGGACCACCCCCGACTTCTGGGGCTCCATGGAGGCGGTCGGCGGACCGCAGACCTACGTGCTCGGCGGGGCCTTCAACTGCGGCAAGGCCCAGCCGGGCCAGGTCGCCGCGGTGTCGCACGGCTGTCCCTCGGCGCTGTTCCGGGACGTCAACATCCTCAACACGGCACAGGAGTCGGGGCGTTCCTGA